A stretch of Lactiplantibacillus brownii DNA encodes these proteins:
- a CDS encoding protein kinase domain-containing protein, whose translation MLLIVQAMQLLTANTYTPLGPLVTGREFPLLVQQQQVVYVAKLVATSELAVMQQLKAHPTPLMPQIREILHQDDCLVSIETLINGQSLAARLQAQGTFSSDEVKQVALDLIQSLQHLEKLAIVHRDLKLSNIMVSNQHYYLIDISAARQHQRDQSSDTRLLGTSGFAAPENYGFAQTDGRSDIYSLGIVLNCLLTGKVPVSRQASLTQLTTAPFWRPIIEKATALDPQRRYQNATALLTAIEPPTKPVMRLRPARHWVSRYWPPVRKGLWWAYAIGWVLLLLSSLTETNWLTRVTFLAAIFIFFGLPVMMHWLNRWLYHRFANLEWHHYRGWLRAAETVVIILLISYVGHFM comes from the coding sequence ATGCTACTGATTGTCCAAGCGATGCAGCTATTAACCGCTAATACATATACGCCCTTGGGACCGCTGGTGACGGGTCGTGAATTTCCGTTGTTAGTACAGCAACAACAGGTCGTTTACGTGGCTAAACTAGTTGCCACGTCTGAACTGGCCGTCATGCAACAATTAAAGGCACACCCCACACCGCTGATGCCCCAGATTCGAGAAATCTTGCATCAGGACGATTGTCTCGTTAGTATTGAAACGTTGATTAACGGTCAGTCGTTGGCAGCACGACTGCAAGCACAGGGGACATTTAGTTCCGATGAAGTGAAGCAAGTGGCGCTTGATCTCATTCAGAGCCTCCAGCATTTAGAAAAGCTGGCAATCGTGCATCGTGATCTCAAATTAAGCAATATTATGGTGAGTAATCAACATTATTATTTAATTGATATCAGTGCTGCCCGTCAGCACCAACGTGATCAAAGTAGCGATACGCGATTACTGGGGACGAGTGGTTTTGCGGCGCCGGAGAACTATGGCTTTGCCCAAACCGATGGCCGTAGTGATATTTACTCCCTGGGCATCGTGTTGAACTGCTTATTGACTGGCAAAGTTCCCGTGAGTCGACAAGCTTCGTTGACGCAATTAACGACAGCACCGTTCTGGCGCCCAATCATTGAAAAAGCGACTGCTCTTGATCCCCAACGCCGCTACCAAAATGCCACCGCGTTGCTGACAGCGATTGAGCCACCAACGAAACCGGTAATGCGATTACGGCCGGCACGACACTGGGTGAGTCGTTATTGGCCGCCGGTTCGCAAAGGCCTCTGGTGGGCCTATGCCATTGGCTGGGTCCTGCTGCTATTGTCGAGTCTCACTGAGACCAACTGGCTGACTCGGGTCACTTTCTTAGCGGCCATCTTTATTTTCTTCGGGCTCCCAGTCATGATGCACTGGTTAAATCGCTGGCTTTATCACCGATTTGCTAATCTTGAGTGGCATCACTATCGTGGTTGGCTGCGCGCCGCCGAAACCGTAGTGATCATCCTCTTGATTAGTTATGTCGGTCACTTCATGTAG